Part of the Arachis hypogaea cultivar Tifrunner chromosome 6, arahy.Tifrunner.gnm2.J5K5, whole genome shotgun sequence genome, ttttagatatattataaaatatcttaatttttttattgatattaaagtaTAGAAtacttttttaatatgttttttaaattaaagtttagTCCGAAAGACATATGTTAAACTTATTATAtaagatattttatataaaaaaatataaaatttaagttaccaatatatttattgtgtatttattaaagtaaaaaatttaaaagttttaataataaaaattttaacatgTCCACTTAATTAAaactcttttaattaaaaaaatattttagataagtTTTcacattaatatttattaatatacgctctttctaaatttattttaagcattaagaataagattagacACGACGACAAGTGATCATATTTAGGTATATATTCACACATATTAAAAAAGTTTTTTGTTTATAAAGACACAGTTAGATATAGAAAACACTTATTTAATACACGTATACTAGATAAATGTTTCACAAAATGTAAATATTTCATAGATTTTAATTCATAATCACAATTTTAAGGACTAGAATTATTCGAAATTTATCTTACTACATGTGGTATATATGCATGGATGtaaaacataattctttaattaacATTTCATGAAGATAGTTGGAGAGAATTGGGAGATGAGATCATCTTCAAAAAGCTTAATTGCCTCATCTTCCTTAAGTGTCACCATAACCACCCTGCTTAAAGGACCCTCCTCTGGTGTTCCTGGGAGGATCAAAACCTGTCCTTCACCCAAAACTGGCTCTATGTAACATGAAACCCTAAGTGGTTTCAACCAATCTTGAAACACACTCAAATATGGGTCTACATTTTCCAAGCTAACACAAATCAAATCAGGACCGTTGATCATTTTTGGTGAATTCATCTCATTTTTTTCAAGCCACTCAATTAGGTCCATTATTCCCTCATTGTCCATTTTTGCTACAACTTCTCCTATATACCTTGTAGCTTGTACAAATATGTTACCTTCTAAATTACCATTGGAATGGACCTTATTATATATCATTGTGTTCCCAAAGAATCCATAGTCCAGGCCCAACACTTTTCTTGCATCTAAACATATAGACATGTCAATGAGCCCATTTTGTAATCCCTTGATGTTGCTAATTGAAGCCCAAAACAGGCCTGCTAACGCTTCAAAAGGAGTCATTGTTATTGGGCCTGATGGACCATTAAATTGGGCCTTAGAAATGCAAGCATTAACCATTTGGTGTGAGAAGCCCAGTGATATAATAGTgtacttttcttcttttattgGAATGGGTCTCTCAATTGAGGATTTATAGTGGTTGATTAATTCAAAATATGGGTGGTGATTGGAAATTCTTTTTCTTGTTGAAGGTAAAGGGTGGAATAATGGAAGAACAGTAATTTTGTTGCCTAATGAAATATCAGACCAAGCCTTCAAGAAGTTGGTTGCACTAGTGTAATCTGCTAGAAGATGAAAACAACTTAGGCCAATTGCTAATCCTCCTTCTTCAAATTCAGTTATCTTCAAAAACAGAAACAAATGCAAAAAGAGAGTCAGATttatgacaaaataaataaataaatggaaatgaatattaaaaaaaatagtttattacAAGGTATCAGTAACatcctaaggtagcgtttgtttttgggtactgagaaagagagagactgagactcagtatcatatttgttagttcagagactggtattaaaatttctgtctctgtgtccaaaatttcagtatttcagtacctccaaaatgTAAGAATACaaaggactaaaatttttagagatggaaacTGAAacattaataacattttatacctaaaataccctcattttaattaattaattccaattttactctttgtgcaaattaaattagagtttcattcttgtttcaatttctgtctcctattttgcaccaaatagaatattaaaatttatttcaatctctgtctctttactcttttagtctct contains:
- the LOC112754169 gene encoding rosmarinate synthase, coding for MVYYYQSSSTSLGEGEFGKMTKNLKETLSEMLNYYPMVTGRLVRDSEEKWKVKCNDAGVRVVEAKAKGSVEEWLKNVDSEKEHMLVYWEDMYHKPYYWSTFYVQITEFEEGGLAIGLSCFHLLADYTSATNFLKAWSDISLGNKITVLPLFHPLPSTRKRISNHHPYFELINHYKSSIERPIPIKEEKYTIISLGFSHQMVNACISKAQFNGPSGPITMTPFEALAGLFWASISNIKGLQNGLIDMSICLDARKVLGLDYGFFGNTMIYNKVHSNGNLEGNIFVQATRYIGEVVAKMDNEGIMDLIEWLEKNEMNSPKMINGPDLICVSLENVDPYLSVFQDWLKPLRVSCYIEPVLGEGQVLILPGTPEEGPLSRVVMVTLKEDEAIKLFEDDLISQFSPTIFMKC